The Crassostrea angulata isolate pt1a10 chromosome 1, ASM2561291v2, whole genome shotgun sequence nucleotide sequence aactgaggatgcttccacacaagtttcagctttcctggctgattagtttctgagtagaagatttttaaagatttactttatatattcctatgttaaacttcaacaccccattgtggccccaccctacccccgggggtcatgattttcacaaattaaaatttacactaactgaggatgcttccacacaagtttcagctttcctggtcttatggttcatgagaagaagatttttaaagatttactctgtatattcctatgtaaaacttcgaccccccattgtggccccatcctacccccggaagtcatgattttcacaaattagaatctacactacctgatgatgcttctacacaagtttcagctttcctggtcttatggttcatgagaagacgatttttaaagatttactctgtatattcctatgtaaaacttcgaccccccattgtggcccaatcctacccccgggggtcatgattttcacaaattagaatctacactacctgaggatgcttccacacaagtttcagctttcctggtcttatggttcatgagaagaagattttcaaagatttactttatatattccaatgttaaacttcgacaccccattgtggccccaccctacccccggggatcatgattttcaaaaccttgaatctacactacctgaggatgcttccacacaagtttcagctttactggctgattagtttctgagaagatttttaaagatttactctatatattcctatgtaaaacttcgatcccccattgtggcctcaccctacccccggggatcatgattttcacaactatgaatttacactaactgaggatgcttccacacaagtttcagctttcctggctgattagtttctgagtagaagatttttaaagatttactttatatattcctatgttaaacttcaacaccccattgtggccccaccctacccccgggggtcatgattttcacaaattaaaatttacactaactgaggatgcttccacacaagtttcagctttcctggtcttatggttcatgagaagaagatttttaaagatttactctgtatattcctatgtaaaacttcgaccccccattgtggccccaccctacccccggggatcatgattttcaaaaccttgaatctacactacctgaggatgcttccacacaagtttcagctttactggctgattagtttctgagaagaagatttttaaagatttactctatatattcctatgtaaaacttcgatcccccattgtggcctcaccctacccccggggatcatgattttcacaactatgaatttacactaactgaggatgcttccacacaagtttcagctttcctggctgattagtttctgagtagaagatttttaaagatttactttatatattcctatgttaaacttcaacaccccattgtggccccaccctacccccgggggtcatgattttcacaaattaaaatttacactaactgaggatgcttccacacaagtttcagctttcctggtcttatggttcatgagaagaagatttttaaagatttactctgtatattcctatgtaaaacttcgaccccccattgtggccccatcctacccccggaagtcatgattttcacaaattagaatctacactacctgatgatgcttctacacaagtttcagctttcctggtcttatggttcatgagaagacgatttttaaagatttactctgtatattcctatgtaaaacttcgaccccccattgtggcccaatcctacccccgggggtcatgattttcacaaattagaatctacactacctgaggatgcttccacacaagtttcagctttcctggtcttatggttcatgagaagaagattttcaaagatttactttatatattccaatgttaaacttcgacaccccattgtggccccaccctacccccggggatcatgattttcaaaaccttgaatctacactacctgaggatgcttccacacaagtttcagctttactggctgattagtttctgagaagaagatttttaaagatttactctatatattcctatgtaaaacttcgatcccccattgtggccccaccctacccccggggatcatgattttcacaactatgaatttacactaaaAAATTTCCCCAAAAAGTTTTGGATATACTAAAGGATTAATCTCCATAATAACAAGTACTGTACTGGTGTGCCACCAGTTCTCACCAAGGACAATTTCTTGCCAGTGCATTTCGatgtcattttttcatgaacacataaaattatatatgaaaaatgatgTAATGATTAAAACACTGGCAAAAAATGGTACCTGGcaagaactggtcgcacgccagtacagTTACAGAAAAATTTGTTTACCAAAAGTAGTTACATTTTACATCTTTTCTAATCCAGATTTATgtacagtcgttttaccggtaacgaaccAGTATGCTGTTTCGTCGTGCATCTGACTATTATTATCGgatttccaaatgtttttattttttgtttaaatcacgtTTCTTTGTTGTTCTAAATTGTAGTATCAAAtttccgaaaatataaaggatgaattacggagatAGTAATTTCAACATcccctccattttcctagtttTGAATACGTTTTCCAGTAACGAATCAAGCGCCCTCTATCAgttctgaccgaatattttggggtggattaatttcaaaaatgcaCTAGAGGTACATGTCAATGGACTTAttgatgaagaagaaaaaataattgtggaaatatgttattttaaacaaatattatttttattgtacggTTTCCccgtcaaattgaaactggacttgaacagttttcattttgcgttactttatgaaattgaattttcatgaaaacactTTATAAAAGTAATTAATGATAAGAAGTTGCCATTTGCCTTTGTTTTGtctgtatatttattaatatatccagccaaataatacttctgtcgcaatgaaccgatactaggaaaactacacgtggttctatctgaagtcgtaatttcattcaaagctcaattattatttgattattatttgatatgatgcataATCTCATTAAATGGATTACAATTACTAATTGTCCACTTAAAAGTGTTCAATAACAAACCTATTTTCATAGTTAGGTTTAATTGTTatcacactttcgtttttttcTGGCTTGCACTTCCAGCAGTTCATACCTGGGTCACctttattatttgtaaataatacggtaaataatcgtgcaaatgtCAAACAAATCCACACAccgatagaatatttatttctgtattataattacctagcttggattttttaaaaccttaacttcgtttttcaccaataatttttctaaaaattattcgatactggcaatTATTTGTTACCAGTAAAACGACTGTACCATATATTTTAgcaaaataattttccatatttTACACTTCAAATTCATATCCCATTTCGGATATTATATCCCATATAGGATATTATATCCCAAATGGGCTATCATTTCCTATTCGGGCGATTGATACCAACCTGGTCAAGTTTATTAATTTTGGGGAAATCTTGTTCTAGTTAACAGCTGGTTAATCTTACCTCAAATCCACCAAAGTCGCCAAAATCATCGTCATCGTCCATGTTAGCTGTaataaataaagatgaaaaCATGTAGTTGAACGAATTAATGGATGTATTCAACATCTTCAACACTGTTCAAAATACCAGAGACATGTACATAACTGTGATAACACATAACATTTTATGGATGTCTCTGAAAATACAGAGAAAAAAGTTTGTTAGAACAATGAATCCCAACACCATTACTACCAAAATCTCAAATCAAAAGaatttacgttaaaaatatcCTTTCATATGCTCTTTCAGAAATAATAGCTCTTCAGAAATAAATCCTTGTTATTTTTTGATACACCTTTTTTGTGGAAGCTGACATTTTATGAATGCGTTTAGAATTTGATAGATTGTACGTAATGTGTGGTTTTCATCATATCACATCAATGCTCAAGTATTTACAATTGCGCGATTGATCAACTTCCTTGGAAGTTTacgataaataaataaaagttataagAGATAAAATATGCACAGGTCCTCATGTACCTATAATTTATAGATACAAGCCCTCAAGTTTAGGGACGAACTGTCAAAGAACCGGTCATGTGACAAACACGTGGTTGAATGTTTATAGGTTGGAAATGGGAACGCCAAAATTGCCGTTCATTCCAAATATTGAAAAACTTTCAGACAGAGTAATTAGAGTATTAGGATGCAATCCAAGTCCACTGACGCTTCAAGGAACAAATACTTATCTGGTGGGAACGGGAGAAAGGTAGGAATGTAactattttaaacattgcttGATTATAAGTGATTATAAATGATTTACAAACTTTTATGTAGTTGTCAGGTCGTGACTAGTTACAGTGGGTACTTGTAAAATTGGTTACAAATATGGTTTGGCCATCTCTATGTGCAACAGCAGTGTACATTAATTGGTTTGGTCATCTCTATGTGCAACAGCAGTGGACATTAATtgtttgtgaataaatattaCATGTCAGCTCAGCTATTATatctgataattaaaaaaaattgactctCATGACAGAGTGTTGTACCAGTGAAAAATGCAATCATGTCAAAAGCAAAGCTTTTATATTAAGTGTCctattttaatagattttgaCCTATACTCTTTTCCCTATAAACTagaaaaaataatcttactATGACCAGGCCACAAACCAGGTCCGTAAGAGTGCATCTGTCATTTTATCCATAGATCATTTTATCTACCTATAAATTATAGCTGAGTTGATATTAATTCCTGAAAAACCAGTCAAAACCTAAAAAagtcaatgataaaaaaaattagggttTAAATTAGATTACAAAATGCTGAGATAAGATTGTTGGGATATgaaatttattctaataatgATTCATTTTGGTATATGTATTTCAGGAGAATTTTAATTGATACTGGTGAATCAGGAATACCAAATTACATTCAGAATTTGCAGAAGACCTTGCAAGACTTCAAGATTAGCATTCAGGAGATAATTCTGACCCACTGGCACCATGATCATTGTGGAGGAACTATTGAAGTCTGTCGGAATGTGATCAAGGGTCAGTATACCTTATTGTGCAAGACTGATGAAGTGTTCATCATTTTCTTCAACAACAGGTAataatttaaaagattattaaACTTAAATGTATATGGAACATTCATGAGAGAATTAAGTTAATTCTTTCTCTTAATTCTTTACTATCCAATGTTTTTGGTCCTTGATCTCCAATTCCAGTGTATGGGAAGCAGAGGGGGACAAAAAAAACATTGGCAACTTAGGGGTAAACAAGACAATCTTGATCACAATGATTATCATGATCTTTTTGTTAAATGAGAAATGAATTAACACAATCACTATTTCCACAGATGAAAAATCCAGAGTTTCCAAATTTAGAAGACCACCTGAAAAGCCAGAAGTAGATCTTGGTCCTATTAAATGCAATTTTGTGGAAGATGGTCATCTGTACAAAACAGAGGGAGCAACCCTAAGGTTAAGGATATATTCAAGCACTTatgccccgatcctaccatttttagatttCTCTTTTCATCCGATTgtgattttcatattatttccaTTAAAAACTTGTTTTTAGATATATCACAAACAATCATTCTAaggattttatatttctttttgtgccttcatgcaacaaaaatatgataaaataaaaaaaatcccaacttacctaattttttcatcagtgttaccttaaacacacatttttttcttcttaggCATTAGCATGTCTTTATTCCTGTCTCTATGTTTACTTTCGTTTTAATTTCAGGACTATTTTCACTCCAGGCCACACAGATGATCACATCTGTTTGTTCTTAGATGAAGAAAAAGCCTTATTTTCCGGGGACAATATATATGCGGAATCTACATCGGTATAATATGCATGCACACACATATagaatcattaattttacattaccGGTATTTAAGATCAccttaaattacatgtattagattttcttaaataaatatagAGGCAGATCGAGACATATATTGCCCCTTCTAGGGGTATGAACTGTGGTTTTCTGGCTTACAAACCAAGCAATTTTCAGTTGTCAACTAAAAGTtaccaaaaatattaaattcatgCTGCTTcaaattttatagatttttgaagatttgcaTACGTACATGATGTCtttagaaaaaatgaaagatttgaAACCAGCAGTGATATTTCCTGCCCATGGATCAGTTATCACAAATCCAGTGGAAAAATTACAGTTTTACATCAGTCATCGTCTAAAGCGGGAGAAGCAAATCATGGACTTGTTAAAACAGAATCCAGACAAGCTATTCACTCCACTGGAAATAGTGAAAAATGTTTATGACGTGAGTGCATTTGTCTTAGTGTTAGAGTATTACACAAAATGTGTGGACAAAGCATCATGTAGAATTGTGGTCATATCTTCATCAATGTACCAATATGAGTTGACCAAATCAATATGCCTCTGCCTAGGGCATACCCAGTAATTTGAAGGCTGTACTTTACTACAGGCACAACTTTACACTAGTCAATCCATGCGATAAGCTTTTTTACATTCTACTTTAATTTCAAAGATTATTAGTCATTATCCATTAAGATgtaatgatgttatgaaacaaATGTAATATTATTCCCAAGATGCAACAGtttataatacattaatactagtatatgataGAATGGAGTAAATTTTTTCTCCactttttgataaaaatctATTGAATATTTGTATCTGGGAATATAATATAGTGTTATAGCTGTCCTGATACACCAATTTTGAAAGTAGATAGGATGGGGAATGGTTACCACAAAAGCAAATACATTTTACAACATTGTaatccatgtacatgtaactaatgaatgcatacatgtacataatttatgCTTAAAGTGTATGGTGTAACATACTCAGTGTGGAAGTATgcatttttagataaaaataagCTTGTAAGTCTGATAATCAGATCTTTATGAAGCTTTTGATACAGGCAGCTGTGGATGTCTTTAATTTGAATTCCTTTCTATCTTTTTTGTCAAGGAATTGATCCCAGAGTTAGAGAGAGCAGCCACAGGAAATGTATATCACCATCTCACCAAGCTTCTCAAGGACAATAGAGTTGGCAAGTAAACACATGTCTGATAGAACAGGGGAACAAATATCATGTTAAAGTACAGATcttgtgtaaatattttaacaaaattgtaaCTTTatgtctttttctttctttctttcaagAATCAGTAACAAGAGACAATGAAGAAGTGTGGAGGATAAACCAATCAAAGAGCAAATTTTAGATTTATCTTTCCATATGATGAAGAACAGCCAGTGGTTATTTAATTAAGACACCTGAGTGTCTGTGGGTGTGTTTCAACAAGAGAAACTCACTTGTACATAGGGGCATACTATTCTTGGACACCAATTTATGGGCAGACATATGTATCCACTTTATTTGATGATTAATAAGTAGAATTATTTCtgttaatatttgatattattttgaacttgattaaaagttgaaaaaaaacccaccaacacttttcatgtaattttctttggATATTTCAAAACAAGCCTTTTTTCACTTAGAAACCAAGTCTTCAAGGTTGAAGTCACACCCTTTCTATAATAATcatctcataatactcaaagaatatTAAAACAGACAAGTAGTGTGACTGAAAGTGCAACATATTGTACTAACTCATCTGCAAAGCTGAAAAAACCCTCATTTTCGTGAAATATgattgcattatatatatagCTGGTTAGAAAATATTGTTAATGCATGTTGGGCATGCAATTGGACACAAGCGTATGAATAGGATTTATAATTAAAcaggtatgggacacctccatatgaTGACCTActttcaataaaatcaaatattatttgaattttttttaatccaaattTTTTGCCTGACAGCATGGCGCAAATCTTGATCGTTATCCATGTGcagatcaaaatattttttttaatgtaatttaaagtaattggaattttggaggggggggggggggggtgtccggACCCCCTGATCCCCTCTAGATCCGTGCATGTTACCTATGGATCTGTAAGTCCTGAGATCAAATCTAGATGGAGCTTTTGTATCTGTagtttttaccttttcaaaaatttttaaaacatttcttggtcaaatagtgtaaattttgaaaattattatccggtgaaagtattttgaatataatgaaCTTTTATCCGCATTAATACGATAGGTGCCACCTTAAAGTTGAATGATTATTGATGTGCTCAAAACTATAACCGGAAAAGTAGTACGCTGTGTAAAAAAAGAACCGGATACAAAGCCACTGGAGTCaccttaattattttatgtacAAGCATACAAGTGAACCAGGAAAACAAACAGTCCTTTAGATTGCTTTAGATTGTCATTCAGTGATTTATCATCTAGTACATACGTTGTTTGGTGTTCTCTATGCACGGAAATGGCTTTCATATGAACATAATTGCAGATACCCGTAATACTtagttttgaaatttaaacctTCCTATAACACATAGATGTAATTTTTCCCTAAATGCGTTTTTCACCCATCGATTCGCAACGTTTGACTTATTGTAATATAGCACACGGTTGATGATTAACGTTTAAGTTTGTATAATAGGGATTTCagacccccccaccccccccccccccccccaaaaaaaaataattaaaaaataacataatacatgaaatatgctaatttttcatttaagcCTCTTTATAATTGAAGATGCAAAAGCTACTTTAGGTGCCTGGATATCATAGTAAAAACGGTGCAAAAACAGTTCCACGTGGACGTTTCAAAAAGTTCAGAGATTTGTCATTTCCAAGtcctttaaagggacttggacacgatttgacttaacattttcaaattttatttttccattatcAATGTTtattctgataaatatagaagttaatAATGCTATGTCataatttgaaagtcaaatatcaagttataagcaagatacgagttcataaaactttgttttgtaaacaaggctcgaattttgtcatttttacatatgtgttgtattggtgcaagtttcaatcaaatgtatctttcttttgttggtaatattatttatgaagatactggattagtttaaattgtttttacatgtcattttgtctgaGAAATTGTAAtcctctacattacattttttttaaattaaagactgagctttgtttacaaaacaaccaattcttacctctgtatctcgcttgtaacttgactttaacattcaatatgtggtcaatcatttaaaatgcaccagttaaccattttatacataaagaataaaaataaaatttttgatcttaaatcgtgtccaagtccctttaaggaaATAAACTTTCAATAAATACGTAgaactatttaaaaataaatgaataaaaaatctcTATATAGAATAATCGTTTTGTTCTCATAAGGAAAACATCAACAAGGTTATCTAATGAGTTATTctatagtattttttatttcaaaatcaggatatacaatatatttaccgtataaatatataacaacaaatatttcattaagtAGCAGAATCATGCACAATATGTTTCGATATGCATATCATCAGACTGTGGGAGTGTTTTGTATTGGTCAACAAGAACATTTCTGgcacaatgaaaataaataatggaTCTCAAGAATCATCAAAACCATTAATTATATAAGTCACTGGTTACTACAGTCGTGAGATTAGCTCTTTGTTTGGCATTTGAGCTGGCTTGATATATTTGTAGTAGGAGTCAAGCACCTGGAAATAAAATGGACAATGCTATACGTGTATAATCATAGCAGTAGAATTGAgtctaaaaaatgaaatataaaactaTCAACCTCGAATTTAAAAGAACACCCAAAagtaaaatgtaaaagtttaaaaCGTTGAAACAAactacatgcatatacatgtagttcagaATATAACAAAACTGTCTTGAATGGGTCATTTTAAAGAATTCTAGATCCCTATATATTTTGATGTAGTACGTTGTATAGTTATGACACATGTGGTGTATATCacataaaatgttattatattatacatgtatattaatatgtACTTAACATATTTAATATGAATTGCCAACACAGAAAATAAAACC carries:
- the LOC128186367 gene encoding endoribonuclease LACTB2-like, with the translated sequence MGTPKLPFIPNIEKLSDRVIRVLGCNPSPLTLQGTNTYLVGTGERRILIDTGESGIPNYIQNLQKTLQDFKISIQEIILTHWHHDHCGGTIEVCRNVIKDEKSRVSKFRRPPEKPEVDLGPIKCNFVEDGHLYKTEGATLRTIFTPGHTDDHICLFLDEEKALFSGDNIYAESTSIFEDLHTYMMSLEKMKDLKPAVIFPAHGSVITNPVEKLQFYISHRLKREKQIMDLLKQNPDKLFTPLEIVKNVYDELIPELERAATGNVYHHLTKLLKDNRVESVTRDNEEVWRINQSKSKF